In Chryseobacterium oryzae, the genomic stretch TTTAACAACCACAACAGTAAATTATTAACCAAAAACTCTACTTTTGAATATGCCTAAGATGGGTGAGATTACACAAAACCAGTTCCCGGTTGAATTATAGCAAGCACCTTCGCTGATTTTTGATTAGAGCAATACAATGCTTGATAAGTCGCAACTCCTTCTCCTCCAATAAAAATTAGACTAAATTTTTCTGGACCATGGCTGGCATCAAATTCTGCAAGCCTCTCATATACTGTACAATGTGCGAATGGTTTTGCAAATTTCTCGTGAAATCTGCTATATCTATCTAAATTAAAATTTGGAGGTAAAGGTCTAGATGTAATTTCCTAGCGAAAGCAAAACAGAAAGCGTCGTTTTAAATGTAAAAACTGTGGCATTTATCTTACTTCGGATAATAAATATAGGAACGCTCCAAAGTTCAGTTACAGTCAAAATAAAGTATCAATATTTCTATATATCAGATATAAGGCAGTGTAATCTTCCCTTATCAATATAAAGTTATCGTTTTATGAGATTTAATTTTAAACTATAAAAAAACTTGCTGACCATAAAAACTAAAAACCCTTAACCAAACCAATCCCAACCGTTTTGTTTTGATAAAAAGGCATCACCATTGCCGAACTTGTATTATGTTTTCCAGAAATCAATTTATTAATTTTGGGATACAGCCAATATGCCAATTCGGTCGAAATAATCCCAAGTCCTGCACCTGCCATCACATCACCGAACCAGTGTTTGTCATTCAGCATTCTGTAGATTCCCGTAAAAGCGGCAAATGAATATCCCGAAATACTCAACAGAAAATTGGTGTCTTTATATTCTTTGTACATGAAATGTGCTGATGCAAAAGCGATTGCCGTATGTCCTGACGGAAAAGAAAGTCGGTTGGATTGATCAGGTCGTTCTTCTTTTACAATATGTTTCAAGGGAACTGTAATTGCTGAATTAATCAACATGGAAGTTCCGAAAATAATGCTTCTGTCCCTGAAATTATGTTTGCCTTCAATTCCGGCGGCATTTAAACTATAAACCAAAACTGCGGGAGCAAACTGTGTGTAGTTGTCCAATCTGATGTGATCGGGCTGATGTTCATTAATTTCATCTCTTGTTGAAAAATTCAACTGTTTAAGATCTTTGATGGTTAAACTCGCAACGCCGTATCCGACAAGTGCAGTAGGAATAATGAAATTTTCATAATTTAATAAAGTCTCCTTTTTTATAGGTAGATCTACACTGTCTTTTTTAGGTTGATAAATGATTATTGAATCATTGAATCTCTGCGCAGAAATTTGTCCGAAAACACATAGTAGAGCAATGATTAGATTTAAATTTAATAAACGTTTGAGCATAATTTTAATAATCTGATTTTCCATTTAAATTTCAAATTTTGTAAGCTTTTTATCTTTATAACAGTAAAACTCGTGCGCAGCTTCCCTTCCGAAAGTGAAAACTTTTTCTATATACACGGTGTCATATTGCTTTTTCAACGTGATGTATTTCTGCTTTAACGGTTCAGGTAATTCTTCCGGCTGAATCGGTCTTTCTATTTCCAGACCGTCGTTTATGGCATATTCCAGAACCATATCGGTATTTCGCCAAGAGATTACCGAACTGTGTTTGCTTTCATTCACGATTGAAATTTTGTCCTGTTCGATTATTTTACCTGATGTTCCTGCCAGCAAAGCAACTCCGGAAACAACCATTGCTCCGTAACCCACTTTTTTGAAAATATTTTCGCTCAGATAAGGAAGAATAAATTTTACTGTATAGGATGAAAAGATGGTAGCTGCTGCAATCGCCAATCCAAGACATAACGCAAGATTTGAATATAATCCTAAAGAAATGTAGATCATCAGTTTAATGAGATGCAGAAATACTTCATTTGCTGCACGGGTTGCTACAATTTCTTCTTTAGAAAGTCCGAATTTCAGATAAAAACGGTTAAATAAAAGTCCGATTGCTCCTGTAATTCCTGAAACAAAACCTGCAAGGAAACCTATGATTGCCAAAGCAAAATCTGGATATGGTTTTTCGGAATTTTCTGCAGTTTTCTTTGATTTGAAAAGTTGCGGAGCGTTACATACAAGAAAAAGGGCGACAATAAGTTGAAGATAGTTTGGATTGATAAACTTGATCAGATAAGCACCAGTCAAAACCGCAGGAATTGAAAAAGGCACGAACCAAAAGAATATTTTCCAATTGATATGCTTCTTAAAGACTGCAATTCTGGATGCAGAACTTGTAAACGTCCCTATCGTCAGCGAAAATGGAACAACAGAAGTCGGTAAAAGAAGATTTAAAAGCGGAATGAGAATCAGGCTTGCACCGCCGCCACAAATTGCACTCAGCCAGAAAGCTAAGACAGTTCCAAAAAATAATCGTTTTTTGAGATTTTAAAAGTGGTTATTAACGTTTCGGGGCTTTGCGATGGTGGGCAATCGAAGCACAAATCTTCAATTTTACACAAAAGTTGAACCGAAGAACTACCGTTGAACTTTGCAGTTTCGCCCCACTATCGCAAGACCCTTGTTGAACTAAACCTCCGGTAGCTTTACAGTTCGCATAAATCAGTTACTTTGTAAAGTTAATTAAAAAATCACTAGAATGGAAACAAAAAAAAGAGTTTAGACGAGCTCAGAGAAAACAAAATTATCAATCAGGCGAAGCGCGAAGTTCCTGGTTTTACAGAACTTTTAGACCGTTTTGAACCTACCGTTTCGGTTTTGGGAAGAAGCCGAAGTACGTTCAATAATTACTCCAGACACGTCGCTGCGGTATCGCTGCTTTTCGGTAAAATCCCGACAGAATTGGATGCAGAGCAAATCTATCATTACCTTTTTTATCTTCAGAAAAAATCAAAATCACCTTCACAATCTTATTTTAAACACACGGTTTTTGGAGATGAGCCAAAACTTTGAAACCCCTAAAATCTAGCATTTGGGTAAGGAATTTATGCTCAAAAGTGAAGGAAACACGATAAAACCAAGAAAAACCACCAATATTAGTCACAAAAAAAAGAGACTCTTCTAGAAGTCTCTTGTATATCTTTAAAATTTTCCGTCGAAAAACCCATAATGCTGAAAAAAAAGCTCCCGAAGCTTACGTTCAACAGGAGTTTATCTCAGCGTTTTTTATTTTTTATTTTGTTTCGATGATTTTTTAATTAATTGTTGGCTTTTCAAGCACAAGGACACTCTCGTTATTGTGTGCTAAACTTCTTCGTCAGTCTAATCTGAATTTATTATCAAGCTGTTTTGCAAATAAAGAAAGCCTGTCGAAATTCATTTAAAGAACTATGACAGGCTTCCATTTTAGAATACTTGTGCTTTGTTTATTTAGCTGCTAACACATCTATTTTCTCAGTAGAAGGTTGAGTAGCCAACAATTCAGGTGCATTTTCCATTAATGCTTTTGCAATCTTGCCACCAAGATGAGCTTCTCTGCCTTCTTCATCTGAAAAAGTATCAAAAATTCCAAATGTAGAAGCGTCAATACGGAACGCATACCAGGTAACAGTACCTGCTTCTTCATTAGCAAGTGGCAATGCACCTGTAATAAAATCTTCAACATCTTTTTCTTTACCTGCTTTTGCTTCTAGTCGAACTAATAATCCTAGTTTTTTCATTTTTTTTATTTTTAAATTAAACCAATTTTGTTTTAACAAATGTAGCATCTTTAAACTTGTGGTGCTTTTTTATTTAGCTCAAAAACTTATGAAAAAAGGTCAAGTTTTCATAATGTTTTTTGGACTGTAACCAAATTCATTTTTAAAGGCTGTGCTAAAATTTGATAAGCTGTCATAACCGAAGTCCATATAGATTTCGGATGGTGTCGCTTCATTATTAAGCAATAATTTTTTGGCTTTGTTGAGCCGTTTTACTTGAAACCATTTTCCTGGAGACTCTTGATATAATTGTAAAAATTTTCTTTTAAAAGTAGACAGACTCATATTACATAGAAATGCGACCTCGTCAATATTCAAACTCGTGTACAGATTTTTTTCTATGACCATTTTAAAAGATAATTCTCTTTCATTGATTAACAATGAATGTAGATAAACAAAAAAACTTTGCCCATACTTATCAGCCAGATACAGCATAATTTCTTCAAATTTTAGTTCCAGAATCTTTTGAGAGATTGTTTGATTTAAGCCATAAATTTGTTGAATAGAATTAATAAAATGGATAATAAAATTGTCTTTTTGAATAAGAAAATAGGGACTATTGGTCGTTGTTTTATTTAAGTTATTTGGATTAGATAAATGCCCATATTTCAATAAAAAATCATTAATGTTTTTCTGAGAAAAGAAAAAGAGCAGGCAACTGTAACTATTTGCCCCGACAAGTTCTGTTGTTAGAAAATTCCCCGATGCAAGGAGCAAGGCTTGTGTATGATCTATTGAAACGATGTCATTAGAAAAGTGAATGTCTTTTTGTCCGTCCAACAAAAAACTGAATACATTTTTGTTTAGATTAATTTTATTTTTGGAAACATGTTTATACGCCTCGTAGTTAGCAACTTGCAGGTCTGGAGTCTCTGTGTAGTTATTATCAAATAAATGTTCAGGGAAGTTTATAATATCCATAAAATGATTGTCTTAAAAATTAGGCATTGTAAATATATTAAATTTCTATATGTATATCCGTAATTAGTAATAATTTCGTATATTTAGCTGTAATTTAAATAATTAGATGGATATATTTAGCTTTACAGCTCATTTTGGGACAGAGGAAGACTGCAGAATTCATTTTAAGGAGCAGAGAGATAAGATTGGCGTGTCTTGCAAATGTGGTCATCAAGAACATTTCTGGATTAAAAGTATTTGGAGCTACGAATGCAAAAAGTGCCGTAAAAGGATTTCTCTGAAAAGCGGCACCATTATGCAGAACTCTAACCTTTCATTTTTAATTTGGTATAAAACCATGTTCTTAATGAGCGTTACAAAAAAAGGATTTTCGTCTAAAGAAATTCAGAAACAATTGGGATTGAAACGCTATGAGCCTGTTTGGGCGATGGTTCATAAACTAAGAAAAGCAATGGGAACACGTGATGAAAAATATACTTTGGAAGGAATGATTGAGTTTGATGAAGGCTATTTTACAGTAGAATCCAGTGAGATTGAGCAAGAAAAAGGAATTCGTGGCAGAGGTGCAGTGGGTAAACAAAATGTTGCCGTGATGGCCGAGTCTACGCCTTTGGAAAACATGGAGACTGGTGAAAAATCAAAATCCTGCAGATACTTTAAAGCTAAAGTTTTAGAAACGCATCTTTCCTTGGAAATCAATGAAACCATTAAGGAATCGATTGACAACCAGAGTATTGTTTTCACTGATAAAAGTACTTCATACGTTGATATCTCTGATTTTGTTGAGCTTCATATCACAGAGAAATCGGACAAAGAAACTACCAGTGAAACTTTAAGATGGGTTCATATTACCATCAGTAATGCAAAACGAAATTTATTGGGAAATTATCATAAAATCAAAAGAAAGTATCTTCAATTGTATTTAAATGAGTTCATTTACAAACTAAATCGTAGATATTTCGGCGACCAACTCTTCGAAAGGCTCATTATTGCTAACATTACAGCGGTATGAGTGATAACGGATATGCATAAATTTCTATTTCAAAAATCGTTTACTCAAGTTTGGATGAGAAGTTGTTTAGTTTTTGTAAATAACAGTTTGGGCATTGCAAAATGATCGAAAATTGAAAACTAAGGTTTCGGCTTAGGCTACACATAGTAAAAGCCAATTTCTATATGGTAAATCTTTGGTAGAGGGAGCGGTCAAAATCCTGTACAGAAGGATTTATGCCAATCTTAAACAGGAATGCTGCGGTCTGGATGAACTGAATCGTGAGATTTGGGATCTGTTAGACTCTCATAACAAACGTAAGCTCACAGGACGTCCGTACTCCCCCTATGAACTGTTCTTGGAAGATGAGAAGCAGCAACTCCGACCACTGCCTGAGCATCGTTTTGAGATCAGGCACCAATCCTTTGCAACCGTGATGCAGAACGGACACGTACAGCTGAGCCGGGACAAGAACTACTACAGTGTTCCGTATCAGTATATCAAGAAGAAAATCAAGATACTGTACACATCTTCCACCGTGGAGATTTACTATAAATACAACAGGATTGCCATGCACAGGCGCAATTACAAGCCTTATGTTTACACGACCATTACGGAACATCTGGCCAGCACCCACCAGTTCGTGGCAGGATGGAGTGCTGCCCGCTTTATCGATTGGGCAAACAGTATTGATACTGCAGTGGGAGAATACATTGTCCAAATTATCGACAGTCGCAATCATCCCGAGCAGGCCTACAAAAGCTGCCTGGGGATCCTGAACTTCGAAAAGAAGGTAGGCAGGGAACGATTGATTGGTGCCTGTAAACGGGCATTGGATTTTAAGATCTACAGCTTTAAGACCGTACAGAAAATACTGGAGAACAATCTGGATCAGATCATTAATCTGGAAAATGAAGAAAAGGAGCAGGAACTGCCTGATCACGGCAACATCAGAGGAAAACAATATTACCATTAAATACCAACAGTTATGAACGAACCGACAGTGAGCAAAATGAAGCAAATGAAGCTTTACGGCATGCACAATGCCTTTAAGACCGCTATTGAAAGCGGAAGGACAGACCACTATACCCTCGACCAGTTTGTATCGATGCTCATCGATGCCGAATGGGATGAGAGGCACAACAGGCGTATAGAACGAAGCATCAAAAATGCAAAATTCCATTACAGATCCAGTATTGAAAGTATCAACTTCGATGACACCCGCAATCTCGACCGTAATCTGGTGATGCGTCTTGCAGGATGTGAGTTCGTAGAAAAAAATGAGAACATCCTGATCACGGGAAGTACAGGCGTGGGTAAAAGTTATCTGGGGACCGCCTTAGGGTACCAAGCATGCATTGAAGGCTTTAAGGTCAATTATTTTAATACTTCCAAGCTGTTTGCCAAGCTAAAAATGGCAAAAGCAGACGGATCCTACCTGCGCGAACTTGCAAAAATACAGAGACAGGATGTGATCATCCTTGATGATTTTGGTCTTCAGGCACTGGACAGCACCAACAGGATAACCCTTCTTGAAATTATAGAAGACCGTCACAACAACGGCTCCATCATTGTAACATCGCAGATCCCGGTGCAGGGCTGGTATGACATTATTGGTGAAAAGACCATTGCTGATGCTATTCTTGACAGACTTATCCATCAGTCTCACCGCCTGGAACTCCAGGGGGAATCTATGAGAAAGAAAAGAGCAGTAAATACGAGTAATTAATTATTATATTTGAATACCAATTGACACATGAAAAACAAGCGTTTTTATCAAAATTAAGGGTGGTCAATATAAACCGAAATTACCTGGTCAATTTGAATTGGAATTGGGTGGTCAATATCACTGGAATTTGCACGATTTACACATAGATTAAAATTAATATATATTTGATATTGCCTCAATTCGAATTGAGTATTTTTGCGACTTACTGAAACCGTTCGGTTCTTATAATGGAACATTTTAAAAAAATATATTTAGATTACAAACATCAAGTATACTTTTTTGTTAAAAAGTATATTTCAACTATGGAAGATGCTGAAGATGTTGTTCAGGAGATTTTTGTACATCTTTGGAAACATTCTTCCTCTCTGAAAAATCCGCAAACGTTAGAAGCTATCATCTTTAAAACCGCTCAACAGGAAGTTTCCAATTATTACAGAAAGAATAAAATACTTTTCTCTTACACTGATGAAAGTTTGATAAAAGATGAAGCCGATCCAGAAAAGGGAGATCATGAATTTAAAGATGAACAATTGAAAAAAATAGAGATTCTGATGGAAGAACTTCCGGAAAGAAGCAAAACTTTTTCCTATAAAAATAAACTGGAAAAAATAAGTTATTCTCAGATCGCAAAAGAAAATAATATCTCAAAAACAGCTGTAGAAAAACAGGTCAATAAAGTAATCCGATACATAAAGGCCAATCTAAATCTATTTTAACGAAATATTAACTCATGTAAACAAATCATTAAATCCACCTCTTCGGGGTGGATATTTTTATATTACTGCGTAAATATATTTGTATGAAAGATTCTCAAAAACATTTTGAAAAAACCTGGAAGACTGTCTCTACTGAAAAACAGGAAATGGATTCTGCAACAGATTCCAGAATATGGAGAGGACTAGAAGGAAAAATCAGAAGAGAACGTAGGCAAAAATATTATTGGAGTGCTGTTGCTGCTATTTTGCTGCCTTTGTTTGGGATACTGTTTTTCTATGAAGATGTTACTTTAAAAGAAACGAAAGGTGAGTTAACAGTACTTGTGTTGCGAGCAAATGAGTCATCTAAGACTTTCAGATTATCAGATAATAGTATGATTACTTTAGAACCTCATAGTACATTATCGCTAAGTAAAGATTTTGGAGAACGCTCCAGAAATGTAACATTTCAAGGGAAAGGTTTCTTTTCTATTGCTAAAGATAAATCCAAACCTTTCATCGTCAATGCAGGTGATTTTAGTGTTGAAGTATTGGGAACAAAGTTTTCGGTCGATCAGCAATCGGATGAAAAAAAGGTAAAGCTGCTTGAGGGAAAAGTAAAAATAGAACACAAGGGGAAGCTCACTTATCTTCTGCCACATGAGAACTGGAGCACTTCTCCTACCAAAAGTGATTTCCATTATTATGCAGTGAGCACGGCAAAATCTTTCACCTTTGAAAATACAACCTTCGAAGATGCCATCGCTGAAATAGAAAACACCTATGGAACTCATATTACCTATCCTCGAAAAATTGCTAAAAATCAAGTATCGGGTTCTTTTTCAGGAAATCTTAAAGAAATTCTTTCGATTATAAATTATCCTTTTAACCTAAAAACAACATTCAACAATGACCAAGAAATAATTCTCTATTAAAATAAAACAGCACTAATAATGTGGCGTTATCAGTGCTTGTATTAATTCAAAATTCGCTAAAGAATAATAATTAACTCATCAAATTTATGAAAAAAACTGCAATTTCTATTGCTTTACTCGTAGCTGTAGGGTTACCGGTGTATAATTATGCACAAACCCAGGCTAATGTGCCTGTAACCAATACTCAAAAGCAGGTTCCTCTTGTCCAGATCATTAAAAAATTAGAAAAATCAACCAAAACTAAGTTTTTTTATTCTGCTTCAGATTTTAGAAATATTTGGGTAGATGAGAGCAAAATCAACTACTCTTCATTACAGCAAAGTTTAGAATATTTAAAAAAGAGTATTCCATTAGATTATCAAATTCAGAATAATACGATAACTCTAAGAAAATCAGCCAGTACTTCTTTTGTTGAAAATAATGTACAACCGATAAAAGATACTCTGAACCAGCAGGAGAAAAAAATAGAAGAGGTAGTGGTTGTTGGATATGGCACCCAAAAGAAATCAATAATAACAGGTTCGGTATCTGTTGTAAAAGGTTCAGTAACCGAAGGGCAGCCCGTATTATCTGCAGGAAATGCTTTACAGGGTCTTGCAGCAGGTGTTACGGTTACTACACAAACAGGAGCTCCCGGTGGTGATGCCGGAAATATCAGAATCAGAGGGATCAACAGTTTCGGAGGATCTGACAGCAATCCGCTTGTGATTATTGACGGTGTTGCAGGAAATATGAACGATATTGATGTTAATATGATTGAGTCTATCTCTGTTCTTAAAGATGCCGCTTCTTCTGCAATCTATGGTTCAAGAGCAGCTAATGGAGTTATTCTCGTGACCACAAAACGTGCTAAAGGGAATAAGCTTACTGCACAATACAGAGTATATACAGGATGGCAAATGGCTACGGCAATCCCAAAAGTTACCGATGGCCTTACCTACATGAAGGTGTTTAACGATGCGAGTATGAATGACAACGGTACCAAGATCTACAGTGACGAAGCAATCAATGCTTTTTTAACCGCTTATAATAAAAACCCGAACAACTATGACTGGCAAAAGGCTATTCTTCAGGGAAGCGGATATTTACAGGATCATTATTTTTCACTGTCGGCAAAATCAGGAATTATAAGTGTAACTCCATCATTTGGATATGCAAAGCAGGAAGGGATTATAAAAAACACCGATTTTACAAGGTTTACTTTCCGTAATAATATGGATATTACCCCAAATGATCAGTGG encodes the following:
- the istB gene encoding IS21-like element helper ATPase IstB; amino-acid sequence: MNEPTVSKMKQMKLYGMHNAFKTAIESGRTDHYTLDQFVSMLIDAEWDERHNRRIERSIKNAKFHYRSSIESINFDDTRNLDRNLVMRLAGCEFVEKNENILITGSTGVGKSYLGTALGYQACIEGFKVNYFNTSKLFAKLKMAKADGSYLRELAKIQRQDVIILDDFGLQALDSTNRITLLEIIEDRHNNGSIIVTSQIPVQGWYDIIGEKTIADAILDRLIHQSHRLELQGESMRKKRAVNTSN
- a CDS encoding phosphatase PAP2 family protein — protein: MENQIIKIMLKRLLNLNLIIALLCVFGQISAQRFNDSIIIYQPKKDSVDLPIKKETLLNYENFIIPTALVGYGVASLTIKDLKQLNFSTRDEINEHQPDHIRLDNYTQFAPAVLVYSLNAAGIEGKHNFRDRSIIFGTSMLINSAITVPLKHIVKEERPDQSNRLSFPSGHTAIAFASAHFMYKEYKDTNFLLSISGYSFAAFTGIYRMLNDKHWFGDVMAGAGLGIISTELAYWLYPKINKLISGKHNTSSAMVMPFYQNKTVGIGLVKGF
- a CDS encoding IS1595 family transposase gives rise to the protein MDIFSFTAHFGTEEDCRIHFKEQRDKIGVSCKCGHQEHFWIKSIWSYECKKCRKRISLKSGTIMQNSNLSFLIWYKTMFLMSVTKKGFSSKEIQKQLGLKRYEPVWAMVHKLRKAMGTRDEKYTLEGMIEFDEGYFTVESSEIEQEKGIRGRGAVGKQNVAVMAESTPLENMETGEKSKSCRYFKAKVLETHLSLEINETIKESIDNQSIVFTDKSTSYVDISDFVELHITEKSDKETTSETLRWVHITISNAKRNLLGNYHKIKRKYLQLYLNEFIYKLNRRYFGDQLFERLIIANITAV
- a CDS encoding helix-turn-helix domain-containing protein — its product is MDIINFPEHLFDNNYTETPDLQVANYEAYKHVSKNKINLNKNVFSFLLDGQKDIHFSNDIVSIDHTQALLLASGNFLTTELVGANSYSCLLFFFSQKNINDFLLKYGHLSNPNNLNKTTTNSPYFLIQKDNFIIHFINSIQQIYGLNQTISQKILELKFEEIMLYLADKYGQSFFVYLHSLLINERELSFKMVIEKNLYTSLNIDEVAFLCNMSLSTFKRKFLQLYQESPGKWFQVKRLNKAKKLLLNNEATPSEIYMDFGYDSLSNFSTAFKNEFGYSPKNIMKT
- a CDS encoding putative quinol monooxygenase, whose protein sequence is MKKLGLLVRLEAKAGKEKDVEDFITGALPLANEEAGTVTWYAFRIDASTFGIFDTFSDEEGREAHLGGKIAKALMENAPELLATQPSTEKIDVLAAK
- a CDS encoding FecR family protein, with the protein product MKDSQKHFEKTWKTVSTEKQEMDSATDSRIWRGLEGKIRRERRQKYYWSAVAAILLPLFGILFFYEDVTLKETKGELTVLVLRANESSKTFRLSDNSMITLEPHSTLSLSKDFGERSRNVTFQGKGFFSIAKDKSKPFIVNAGDFSVEVLGTKFSVDQQSDEKKVKLLEGKVKIEHKGKLTYLLPHENWSTSPTKSDFHYYAVSTAKSFTFENTTFEDAIAEIENTYGTHITYPRKIAKNQVSGSFSGNLKEILSIINYPFNLKTTFNNDQEIILY
- a CDS encoding Mu transposase domain-containing protein codes for the protein MVEGAVKILYRRIYANLKQECCGLDELNREIWDLLDSHNKRKLTGRPYSPYELFLEDEKQQLRPLPEHRFEIRHQSFATVMQNGHVQLSRDKNYYSVPYQYIKKKIKILYTSSTVEIYYKYNRIAMHRRNYKPYVYTTITEHLASTHQFVAGWSAARFIDWANSIDTAVGEYIVQIIDSRNHPEQAYKSCLGILNFEKKVGRERLIGACKRALDFKIYSFKTVQKILENNLDQIINLENEEKEQELPDHGNIRGKQYYH
- a CDS encoding RNA polymerase sigma factor produces the protein MEHFKKIYLDYKHQVYFFVKKYISTMEDAEDVVQEIFVHLWKHSSSLKNPQTLEAIIFKTAQQEVSNYYRKNKILFSYTDESLIKDEADPEKGDHEFKDEQLKKIEILMEELPERSKTFSYKNKLEKISYSQIAKENNISKTAVEKQVNKVIRYIKANLNLF
- a CDS encoding sulfite exporter TauE/SafE family protein, whose translation is MSAICGGGASLILIPLLNLLLPTSVVPFSLTIGTFTSSASRIAVFKKHINWKIFFWFVPFSIPAVLTGAYLIKFINPNYLQLIVALFLVCNAPQLFKSKKTAENSEKPYPDFALAIIGFLAGFVSGITGAIGLLFNRFYLKFGLSKEEIVATRAANEVFLHLIKLMIYISLGLYSNLALCLGLAIAAATIFSSYTVKFILPYLSENIFKKVGYGAMVVSGVALLAGTSGKIIEQDKISIVNESKHSSVISWRNTDMVLEYAINDGLEIERPIQPEELPEPLKQKYITLKKQYDTVYIEKVFTFGREAAHEFYCYKDKKLTKFEI